In one Prochlorococcus marinus XMU1404 genomic region, the following are encoded:
- the argF gene encoding ornithine carbamoyltransferase: protein MLKPNKIVSSNFLSSLDISNEEVINLLNLAQNFKNKDINIQLKNKVLGLIFDKSSTRTRVSFQVAMSRLGGTTIDLNPTTSQIGRGEPIRDTARVLSRYCDALAIRTFKQSDLEEYARWSSKPVINALTDLEHPCQALADFMTIKEEFNDFSKVVLTFIGDGNNVANSLILCGALLDVEVRISCPKGYEPNSAIIKKALEISNKKDFLKIINDPHVAVVGSNVLYTDVWSSMGEENKKEKKDIDFDGFNINNDLLKKAKKDAIVLHCLPAYRDKEITNEVFESKNSRIFEQAENRLHVQQALLASLLS from the coding sequence ATGCTAAAACCAAATAAGATTGTAAGTTCAAATTTTTTATCATCCTTGGATATTTCAAATGAAGAAGTTATAAATTTACTAAATCTTGCTCAAAATTTTAAAAATAAAGATATAAATATTCAACTTAAAAACAAAGTTTTGGGACTCATTTTTGATAAATCTTCTACCCGTACGAGAGTTAGCTTTCAAGTGGCAATGTCACGACTTGGCGGGACCACTATTGATTTAAATCCAACTACTTCACAGATAGGCAGGGGCGAGCCTATAAGAGATACAGCTCGAGTTCTAAGCAGATATTGTGATGCACTTGCAATAAGAACTTTTAAACAATCAGATTTGGAAGAATATGCGCGGTGGTCTTCCAAGCCTGTTATAAATGCACTCACTGATTTAGAGCATCCATGCCAAGCTTTGGCTGATTTTATGACAATTAAAGAGGAATTTAATGATTTTAGTAAAGTTGTTTTAACATTTATAGGCGATGGCAATAATGTTGCAAATTCACTTATTTTATGTGGAGCATTACTTGATGTGGAAGTGAGAATTTCTTGTCCAAAGGGATATGAACCAAATAGTGCAATTATAAAAAAAGCGTTAGAGATAAGTAATAAAAAAGATTTTTTGAAAATCATAAATGATCCTCACGTGGCTGTAGTTGGGTCAAATGTTTTGTACACAGACGTTTGGTCCTCAATGGGTGAAGAAAATAAAAAAGAAAAAAAAGATATAGATTTTGATGGATTTAATATTAATAATGATTTATTGAAGAAAGCAAAAAAAGATGCAATTGTTTTACATTGTCTTCCAGCATATCGAGACAAAGAAATAACTAATGAAGTGTTCGAAAGTAAAAATAGTCGAATTTTCGAACAAGCAGAAAATAGACTTCATGTTCAACAAGCCCTTTTAGCATCACTTCTTTCCTAG
- a CDS encoding glycosyltransferase family 4 protein: MKDNFRYLKNSLTCFPWKILSKINIYKDISPPIKYVAEEANWAIKNVGENMKRELDIINPQKFEITTNPSKITKKIVHFGSQYMWLNWGSHMSKDNYFISTFFHGKPSDGDEVKYHIERFLKSVPRLQKVITASTIVEKRLLNWGVPSEKIIKIPLGVNTKKFILPSKERQSKIRDLLNIPRESILIGSFQKDGIGWGEGLKPKLIKGPDIFVQTLKRLSKKGLPVYALLTGPSRGYVKEKLKQANIPFFHSYVTNSDELIPLYQALDLYLITSREEGGPLGLIESMACGVPVVSTRVGMAEDVIQDDIPGEISRTIDSKNLANKVELILNSFYKNKKESQKLIRKHIIRFDWEEIAKQHWEKVYKELI, encoded by the coding sequence GTGAAAGATAATTTTCGATATCTAAAGAACAGTTTAACTTGTTTCCCTTGGAAAATACTTAGCAAGATAAATATTTATAAAGACATATCTCCACCAATTAAATATGTTGCAGAGGAAGCAAATTGGGCGATTAAAAATGTTGGAGAGAATATGAAAAGAGAATTGGATATTATAAATCCTCAAAAATTTGAGATAACAACAAACCCTTCAAAAATTACAAAAAAAATTGTTCATTTTGGCTCTCAATATATGTGGTTAAATTGGGGTTCACACATGTCAAAAGATAACTATTTTATTTCTACATTCTTTCATGGAAAACCTTCGGACGGTGATGAGGTTAAATATCATATTGAACGATTTTTGAAAAGTGTTCCCAGACTTCAAAAAGTAATAACTGCCTCAACAATTGTGGAGAAAAGATTATTAAATTGGGGAGTCCCATCAGAAAAAATAATAAAAATTCCTCTAGGTGTAAATACAAAAAAATTCATACTTCCCAGTAAGGAAAGACAATCCAAGATCAGAGATTTATTAAATATTCCACGTGAATCTATATTGATTGGATCCTTTCAAAAAGATGGTATAGGCTGGGGAGAAGGTTTAAAACCAAAGTTAATAAAAGGTCCTGACATTTTTGTGCAAACCTTAAAAAGGTTATCAAAAAAAGGCTTGCCTGTTTACGCTCTGCTTACTGGACCATCAAGAGGTTATGTAAAAGAAAAGCTTAAACAAGCTAATATTCCTTTCTTTCATTCTTACGTAACTAATTCAGATGAACTTATTCCTTTATATCAAGCATTAGACCTATATCTAATCACCTCAAGGGAAGAGGGTGGACCTTTGGGGTTAATCGAAAGTATGGCATGTGGAGTTCCTGTAGTTTCAACGCGAGTTGGCATGGCCGAAGATGTTATTCAAGATGATATTCCAGGAGAGATATCGCGAACCATTGATTCAAAAAATTTAGCTAATAAAGTAGAACTAATCCTAAATAGTTTTTATAAAAATAAAAAAGAATCTCAAAAATTAATAAGAAAACATATCATAAGATTTGATTGGGAAGAGATAGCTAAACAACATTGGGAAAAAGTTTATAAAGAATTAATTTGA
- a CDS encoding DUF3122 domain-containing protein has translation MKKITKSNKNIFLKGILPLLLLLSFIFNPLKVSAEVAETEMNGELMNASSEFLRDLDFETWQLVAYKSPLFEDKLILRVIGYPGNLRIDHPTDLRVESGRKQWLLGDKTLLNVELANDGRQAAAEFDLDKLIKNLDKNRPLRLSLSGVFSELPVPPFVVKEWRSLS, from the coding sequence ATGAAGAAAATTACAAAATCAAATAAAAATATTTTTTTGAAAGGTATATTACCTTTACTTTTACTATTATCCTTTATTTTTAACCCATTAAAAGTATCTGCAGAAGTTGCAGAAACAGAAATGAATGGGGAATTAATGAATGCTAGTAGTGAGTTTTTAAGGGATTTAGACTTTGAAACTTGGCAATTAGTAGCTTATAAATCCCCTCTTTTTGAAGATAAATTGATCTTGAGAGTAATAGGATATCCTGGAAATCTCAGGATTGATCATCCCACTGACTTGAGGGTTGAATCAGGGAGAAAACAGTGGCTTTTAGGTGATAAAACATTACTCAATGTAGAATTAGCAAATGATGGAAGACAAGCTGCGGCAGAATTCGATCTAGATAAATTGATTAAAAATTTAGATAAAAATAGACCATTAAGATTATCTTTGTCAGGAGTCTTTTCAGAGTTACCTGTCCCCCCCTTCGTGGTTAAAGAATGGAGATCACTAAGTTGA
- the cbiT gene encoding precorrin-6Y C5,15-methyltransferase (decarboxylating) subunit CbiT, whose translation MTEVNRKIHVIGINSYKFEDLSLKLQNLFLETENIAVPNSYFEEIKSWSENGLLKNKSFFSSKSNNELLNWLRSQKTDVILISRGDPLWFGIGRILLENFSKDELSFYPSNTCIQLAFSKMKIPWQDTVNVSIHGRDTKKFIEALKARPSNLAIITDSNNKSLEIIKKNLSELNLIDLYDFWLCEEIGFDNEKIKKLNLNESLPTDISSLNIVVLTKTKKNYSNNLPLFGISDFIFETFDDRPNLLTKREVRVQILADLELPNNGVIWDIGAGCGSIGLEALKLRPNLDLFCIDKRIGSKALILENSKRLGVKPKLILEEDINNTLEKRILSSIEKPNRLVIGGCNKQTKLLVIKNLSQYMNIGDIIVIPIIDIEAIKELKEQLEVKNFKTNLNLIQTYKSLSIAEGMRIEPNNPVFLLKGKKSI comes from the coding sequence ATGACTGAAGTTAATAGAAAAATTCATGTAATTGGGATTAATTCTTATAAATTTGAGGATCTATCTTTAAAATTACAAAATTTATTCTTAGAAACAGAAAATATTGCAGTTCCAAATTCATATTTTGAAGAAATCAAATCATGGAGCGAAAATGGTCTATTAAAAAATAAATCATTTTTTTCGAGCAAAAGTAATAACGAACTTCTTAACTGGCTTAGATCTCAAAAAACTGATGTTATTTTAATTTCGAGAGGAGATCCACTTTGGTTTGGAATTGGGAGAATATTACTAGAAAACTTTTCAAAAGATGAATTAAGTTTCTACCCTTCAAATACTTGCATTCAATTAGCATTTAGTAAGATGAAAATCCCATGGCAAGATACTGTTAATGTAAGTATTCACGGCAGAGACACGAAAAAGTTTATTGAGGCTCTTAAAGCAAGGCCTTCAAATTTGGCTATCATTACAGATTCAAATAACAAAAGTTTAGAAATAATCAAAAAAAACTTATCAGAATTGAATCTGATTGACTTATATGATTTTTGGCTCTGTGAAGAAATAGGCTTTGATAATGAAAAAATAAAAAAATTAAATCTTAACGAGTCATTGCCTACTGATATATCAAGTTTGAATATTGTTGTTCTTACAAAAACAAAGAAGAATTATTCTAATAATCTCCCTCTTTTTGGAATTAGTGACTTTATTTTTGAAACTTTTGATGATAGACCTAATTTATTAACTAAAAGGGAGGTTCGGGTCCAAATCTTGGCTGATCTAGAGCTTCCTAACAATGGCGTCATCTGGGATATAGGAGCAGGTTGTGGGTCAATTGGTTTAGAAGCATTAAAATTAAGGCCTAATTTAGATTTGTTTTGTATCGACAAAAGGATTGGCTCAAAAGCATTAATACTAGAAAACTCAAAAAGGCTAGGCGTTAAACCAAAATTGATTTTAGAGGAAGATATAAACAATACTCTAGAAAAGAGAATTTTAAGTTCTATTGAAAAACCTAATAGATTAGTAATTGGAGGTTGCAATAAACAAACCAAACTTTTAGTTATTAAAAACCTATCTCAATATATGAATATTGGAGATATTATAGTCATCCCAATAATAGACATTGAAGCAATAAAAGAATTGAAAGAGCAATTAGAAGTTAAAAATTTCAAGACAAATTTAAATTTAATTCAAACTTACAAAAGCTTAAGTATCGCAGAGGGAATGAGAATAGAACCAAATAATCCTGTTTTTTTATTAAAAGGTAAAAAATCAATTTAA
- a CDS encoding glycosyltransferase family 4 protein yields the protein MTKLLRFFSIIKKPIKKIWTIRESIKLIYNYLFIASNYNSKNPKLYYGGSLIGNIGGPLVKVKKLNQFFPEHNWNFNIIYLLSNSIYLSSASINLIRKKKVPVILNQNGVFYPEWFKGNWKEENHKMSKIYHSADYVLWQSNFCKKASEKFLGNRIGNGEILYNAVDTSIFTPKNRSKNKFFTFLITGNIRKISNYRIISVLYALKNFISENYNIQLIIAGFIEDRKYINLKIKQLNLENHIKFYEEYSQRDAPKIYQEADAYITMTFQDNCPTAVLEAMASGLPILYSSSGGIPELVGEESGIGINVEENWDQTMVPNDSTIANGMKEIIDKKNIMSQASRIRAVEFFDIKKWIVRHINIFEKLLDQ from the coding sequence ATGACAAAACTTTTGAGATTCTTTTCAATAATTAAAAAGCCAATTAAAAAAATATGGACTATTAGAGAGTCTATAAAATTAATTTATAATTATTTATTTATTGCATCAAACTATAATTCAAAAAATCCTAAATTATATTACGGAGGATCACTAATAGGTAATATTGGAGGCCCATTAGTAAAAGTTAAAAAGTTAAATCAGTTCTTCCCAGAACATAATTGGAACTTTAATATAATTTATCTACTGTCAAATTCAATATACTTATCATCTGCTTCAATTAATCTTATAAGAAAAAAAAAGGTCCCAGTTATTCTTAATCAAAATGGAGTTTTTTATCCAGAATGGTTTAAAGGAAATTGGAAGGAAGAAAACCATAAAATGTCAAAAATTTATCACTCTGCTGATTATGTTCTTTGGCAATCAAATTTCTGTAAAAAAGCCTCTGAGAAATTTCTTGGCAACAGGATAGGTAATGGTGAAATACTCTATAATGCGGTTGATACATCAATCTTTACCCCAAAAAATAGATCGAAAAATAAATTCTTTACATTTTTAATCACAGGGAATATTAGAAAAATTAGCAACTATCGTATAATATCTGTTCTTTATGCATTAAAAAATTTTATTTCCGAAAATTATAATATCCAACTAATAATTGCAGGTTTTATTGAGGATAGAAAATACATTAATTTAAAAATTAAGCAGCTAAATTTAGAAAATCATATTAAATTTTATGAGGAATATTCTCAAAGAGATGCTCCAAAAATATATCAAGAAGCAGATGCATATATAACAATGACTTTTCAAGATAATTGCCCTACAGCAGTACTTGAAGCTATGGCTAGTGGTCTTCCGATTTTATACTCTTCTAGTGGAGGGATACCAGAATTAGTAGGGGAAGAATCAGGTATAGGAATTAATGTTGAAGAAAATTGGGATCAAACCATGGTTCCTAATGATTCTACTATTGCAAATGGGATGAAGGAAATAATTGATAAAAAAAATATTATGTCACAAGCCTCAAGAATTAGAGCAGTTGAGTTTTTTGATATAAAAAAATGGATTGTTAGGCATATAAATATTTTCGAAAAACTTCTCGATCAATAA
- the ribD gene encoding bifunctional diaminohydroxyphosphoribosylaminopyrimidine deaminase/5-amino-6-(5-phosphoribosylamino)uracil reductase RibD — protein sequence MSEINLSHTKWMKRALFLASLGNNTTSPNPRVGSVILDKNGNLISEGFHYKAGMPHAEAMAFSNLKKDAKGGSMYVNLEPCCHQGKTPPCVDKVISSGIRKVYISIQDPDKRVSGKSIKLLKEAGIQVHLGLCEKESLELNKAFIHRNITQKSFGVLKWAMSIDGRIGLKNGKSKWITNEESRSLVHSFRAEFDAIIIGGNTLRKDNPLLTTRGLKYPEPLRVVFTKSLDLPLKSNLWDCSKAKTIVIYDSSTANESYLTRIPKCVEVEKVSSDNPELISKILAKRGCNKVLWECGPRLATAAMQSNCVQEIITFIAPKILGGETSMNPFGDFEFAEMNEIIKLSDLRVSLIGNDICIKSSFEN from the coding sequence ATGTCTGAAATAAATTTAAGCCATACAAAATGGATGAAAAGAGCACTCTTTTTGGCTTCGTTAGGCAATAATACAACTAGTCCTAACCCTAGGGTAGGATCAGTGATTCTTGATAAAAATGGAAACCTTATTTCAGAAGGATTTCATTACAAGGCAGGGATGCCTCATGCTGAGGCAATGGCTTTTAGTAATTTAAAAAAGGATGCAAAAGGGGGATCAATGTATGTGAATCTCGAACCTTGCTGTCATCAAGGTAAAACACCTCCATGTGTAGATAAGGTAATATCTTCAGGGATAAGGAAGGTCTATATATCGATTCAAGATCCTGATAAAAGAGTCTCTGGGAAAAGTATTAAACTTTTAAAAGAAGCAGGAATTCAAGTTCACTTAGGATTATGTGAGAAAGAATCCTTAGAATTAAACAAAGCTTTTATTCATAGAAATATTACTCAAAAGTCATTTGGTGTTCTTAAATGGGCTATGAGTATTGATGGCAGAATAGGTTTAAAAAATGGTAAGAGTAAATGGATTACTAATGAAGAATCAAGGTCATTAGTTCACTCTTTTAGAGCAGAATTTGATGCAATTATCATTGGTGGAAACACATTAAGGAAAGATAATCCACTTTTGACTACAAGAGGTTTAAAGTATCCTGAGCCTTTGAGAGTTGTTTTCACAAAAAGTTTAGATCTTCCTTTAAAATCTAATCTTTGGGATTGTAGTAAGGCAAAAACTATAGTTATTTATGATTCTTCTACAGCAAATGAAAGTTACCTCACAAGGATTCCCAAATGTGTAGAGGTCGAAAAGGTATCATCAGACAATCCAGAGTTGATTTCAAAAATACTTGCTAAAAGAGGATGTAATAAAGTTCTATGGGAATGTGGCCCTAGATTAGCGACTGCTGCTATGCAATCTAATTGTGTTCAGGAAATTATTACTTTTATCGCTCCAAAAATTTTAGGTGGAGAAACTAGTATGAATCCTTTTGGTGATTTTGAATTTGCAGAAATGAATGAAATTATCAAATTAAGTGATCTTAGGGTTAGTTTGATTGGCAATGATATTTGCATTAAAAGTTCATTTGAGAATTAA
- the ftsH gene encoding ATP-dependent zinc metalloprotease FtsH, with amino-acid sequence MPIRQDDNQPNRRFGIVNIILIGVGALLLFSSLFPNQNMQIPRVPYSLFIDQVNDGEVKRAYITQEQIRYELNGAEEGSPSVLATTPIFDMDLPQRLESKGVEFAAAPPKKPNFFSTILSWVVPPLIFILVLQFFARRSMGGGGAQGALSFTKSKAKVYVPDDESKVTFADVAGVDEAKDELTEIVDFLKKPERYTDIGARIPKGVLLVGPPGTGKTLLSKAVAGEAEVPFFIISGSEFVELFVGAGAARVRDLFEQAKKKAPCIIFIDELDAIGKSRSGSMGVVGGNDEREQTLNQLLTEMDGFASTDKPVIVLAATNQPEVLDAALLRPGRFDRQVLVDRPDLSGRKTILEIYTKKVKLADSIDLDSIAQATSGFAGADLANMVNEAALLAARAKRKSVEQRDLSEAIERVVAGLEKKSRVLQDDEKKVVAYHEVGHAIVGHLMPGGSKVAKISIVPRGMSALGYTLQLPTEERFLNSKDELKGQIATLLGGRSAEEVVFGKVTTGASNDLQRATDIAEQMVGTFGMSDILGPLAYDKQGGGQFLGNGNNPRRSVSDATAQAIDKEVRELVDDAHETALNILRNNLPLLESISQKILKEEVIEGEDLKTLLAESKMPA; translated from the coding sequence ATGCCAATAAGACAAGACGATAATCAACCTAATAGAAGATTTGGAATTGTAAATATAATTTTGATAGGAGTTGGAGCATTACTTTTATTTAGCAGTCTTTTCCCTAATCAAAATATGCAAATCCCTAGGGTTCCTTACTCTTTGTTTATAGATCAAGTTAATGATGGGGAAGTTAAGAGAGCATATATAACTCAAGAACAAATTAGATATGAATTGAATGGAGCTGAGGAAGGTTCACCCTCTGTATTGGCGACAACCCCAATTTTTGATATGGACCTTCCACAAAGGTTAGAAAGTAAAGGGGTGGAATTTGCTGCTGCTCCTCCTAAAAAACCTAATTTCTTCTCAACAATTTTGAGCTGGGTTGTTCCTCCATTAATTTTTATACTAGTTTTACAATTCTTTGCTAGAAGAAGTATGGGTGGTGGAGGTGCTCAAGGAGCTCTAAGTTTTACTAAAAGTAAAGCTAAGGTTTATGTACCTGATGATGAATCAAAAGTAACATTTGCTGATGTTGCAGGAGTTGATGAAGCTAAGGACGAATTAACAGAAATAGTTGATTTTCTAAAAAAACCAGAAAGATATACCGATATTGGAGCAAGAATACCTAAAGGTGTTCTCTTGGTCGGACCTCCAGGAACAGGTAAAACACTTCTTTCAAAAGCTGTTGCTGGTGAAGCAGAAGTTCCTTTTTTCATTATTTCAGGTTCTGAATTTGTTGAACTTTTTGTGGGTGCTGGCGCGGCAAGAGTTAGGGACTTATTTGAACAAGCTAAGAAAAAAGCTCCTTGCATAATTTTTATTGATGAGTTAGATGCTATTGGCAAAAGCCGTTCGGGATCAATGGGAGTTGTTGGGGGTAATGATGAGAGGGAACAAACATTAAATCAACTACTTACTGAAATGGATGGATTTGCATCTACAGATAAGCCAGTTATTGTACTTGCTGCTACTAACCAGCCAGAAGTACTTGATGCAGCACTTTTGAGACCTGGTAGATTTGATAGGCAAGTTTTAGTAGATAGGCCTGATTTATCCGGTAGGAAAACAATCCTTGAAATTTATACAAAAAAGGTTAAATTAGCAGACTCTATAGATTTAGACTCAATTGCACAAGCTACAAGTGGATTCGCAGGGGCAGATTTGGCTAATATGGTTAATGAAGCAGCTTTACTTGCAGCAAGAGCTAAAAGAAAAAGTGTAGAGCAAAGAGATTTGAGTGAAGCTATTGAGAGAGTGGTAGCAGGTCTAGAGAAAAAAAGTAGAGTTCTCCAAGATGACGAGAAGAAAGTTGTGGCATACCATGAAGTCGGCCATGCCATTGTGGGCCACCTCATGCCAGGAGGATCAAAAGTTGCAAAAATTTCAATTGTACCTAGAGGCATGAGTGCTCTAGGTTATACACTTCAACTTCCTACAGAAGAAAGATTTCTCAACTCCAAGGATGAGTTGAAAGGACAAATAGCCACACTGCTTGGTGGAAGATCAGCTGAAGAAGTGGTTTTTGGGAAAGTCACAACTGGAGCTTCAAATGATCTCCAAAGAGCTACTGATATTGCTGAGCAAATGGTTGGTACTTTTGGAATGAGTGATATACTTGGACCCCTAGCTTATGACAAACAAGGTGGTGGTCAATTCTTGGGTAACGGCAATAATCCAAGAAGATCAGTCAGTGATGCTACAGCACAAGCTATAGATAAAGAAGTAAGAGAATTAGTTGATGATGCTCATGAGACAGCATTGAATATTTTGAGGAATAATTTACCTTTATTAGAATCTATTTCACAAAAGATACTTAAAGAAGAGGTTATAGAAGGAGAGGATCTCAAAACGCTACTTGCTGAAAGTAAAATGCCTGCATAG
- the lexA gene encoding transcriptional repressor LexA encodes MVNYSGDNLTEAQNELYQWIRDYVRDFQHSPSIRQMMNAMGLKSPAPIQSRLKHLQDKGFISWQEGKARTLKLVDEIIDGIPIKGSVAAGGLIETFSDVYENLDITDVFKKKDVFALTVNGDSMIDACIADGDMVLMEPIRDSNSLINGTIVSAMVPGSGTTLKYFFKRGAKIFLEAANPNYEPIELNLDEVIFQGKLLAVWRKI; translated from the coding sequence TTGGTTAACTATTCAGGCGATAATCTCACTGAAGCCCAAAACGAGCTTTATCAGTGGATAAGAGATTATGTGAGAGATTTTCAACATAGCCCTTCAATAAGGCAAATGATGAACGCAATGGGTTTAAAGTCACCAGCGCCTATTCAAAGTAGGCTTAAACATCTTCAAGATAAGGGCTTTATTTCTTGGCAGGAAGGTAAAGCGAGAACTCTTAAATTGGTTGATGAAATTATTGATGGAATTCCTATTAAAGGATCGGTAGCCGCAGGCGGATTAATTGAAACTTTTTCAGATGTCTATGAAAATCTTGACATTACAGATGTATTTAAGAAAAAGGATGTTTTTGCACTCACAGTTAATGGTGATTCAATGATTGATGCATGTATAGCTGATGGAGATATGGTTTTGATGGAACCTATAAGAGATTCTAATTCTCTAATAAATGGAACAATTGTGAGCGCAATGGTTCCAGGCTCCGGTACAACATTGAAGTACTTTTTCAAAAGAGGAGCAAAAATATTTTTAGAGGCAGCCAATCCAAATTATGAACCTATTGAATTAAATTTGGATGAAGTTATATTTCAAGGTAAGCTTTTAGCAGTTTGGCGCAAAATTTAG
- a CDS encoding NAD(+) kinase yields MVRKAGLIVNDGKELAVQTANSVQRKLEESNYEVVRVSSSGGMVGFANPDQHVRPLGYTNCVPEGFDSSIEFAIVLGGDGTVLSAARQTAPAKIPILTINTGHLGFLAEAYLSNLDEAIDKIITGNWDIEERTCFIISVMRNDQRRWESLCLNEMALHREPLTSMCHFEISIGRHAPVDISADGVILSTPTGSTAYSLSAGGPVITPDCPVVQLTPIAPHSLASRALVFNDSEPVTVFPATPERLVMVVDGNAGCYVWPEDRVLIRKSKHSVKFIRLEDHEFFQVLRNKLGWGLPHVAKPNK; encoded by the coding sequence TTGGTACGTAAAGCAGGACTAATCGTTAATGACGGTAAAGAACTAGCTGTTCAAACTGCAAATTCTGTGCAAAGAAAATTGGAAGAATCCAATTATGAAGTTGTAAGAGTAAGTAGTTCTGGTGGTATGGTTGGTTTTGCCAATCCTGATCAACACGTTCGACCGCTGGGATATACAAATTGTGTTCCAGAAGGTTTTGATTCTTCAATAGAGTTTGCTATTGTCCTTGGTGGAGATGGAACTGTTTTATCTGCTGCGAGACAAACAGCTCCTGCAAAGATTCCCATTCTTACCATTAATACGGGACATCTAGGTTTTCTTGCTGAAGCTTATTTATCTAATTTAGATGAAGCTATTGATAAAATCATTACTGGTAATTGGGATATTGAAGAAAGAACTTGCTTTATCATAAGTGTGATGAGGAATGATCAGAGGAGATGGGAGTCTCTCTGCCTTAATGAGATGGCTCTTCATAGAGAACCTCTTACAAGCATGTGTCATTTTGAGATTTCTATTGGGCGACATGCTCCTGTGGATATTTCAGCTGATGGAGTTATTTTATCTACTCCAACTGGATCCACAGCATATTCTCTGAGTGCTGGAGGACCAGTTATTACACCAGATTGCCCAGTTGTGCAATTAACTCCAATTGCTCCACATTCATTAGCATCAAGAGCATTAGTTTTTAATGATTCAGAGCCAGTAACTGTTTTCCCCGCGACTCCTGAAAGGTTGGTAATGGTTGTTGATGGAAATGCTGGTTGTTATGTTTGGCCTGAAGATAGGGTTTTAATAAGAAAAAGTAAGCATTCAGTAAAGTTTATAAGACTCGAAGATCATGAATTTTTCCAGGTTTTAAGAAATAAATTAGGTTGGGGATTACCTCATGTGGCTAAGCCTAATAAATAA
- a CDS encoding GDP-mannose 4,6-dehydratase, protein MKKVALIFGISGQDGAFLADLLLKKDYEVHGTSRDAEINIFSSLTEIGIKAKVNLHSATLTDFHSTLQVIEKVNPSEIYNLAGQSSVGLSFDQPVETLESITTATINILEAIRFLGKSIRFYNAGSSESYGNTGELPADEKTPFRPKSPYGVAKAAAFWHVSNYRNSYGLFACSGIMFNHESILRPSRFVTKKICQSAARIALGEISSLKLGDIQIKRDWGWAPEYVEAMWKMLQQENPEDFVIATGKLSSLNEFISCAFSALNLNWEDHVIRDDILYRPSEIKSGFGCPIKANKKLFWEAKTLMPEIANIMTLKEFHKIKNSNFKKP, encoded by the coding sequence ATGAAGAAAGTTGCTTTAATATTTGGAATATCTGGGCAAGATGGTGCATTCTTAGCTGATTTACTTTTAAAAAAAGATTATGAAGTTCATGGAACTTCCAGAGATGCTGAAATCAACATTTTTTCATCTTTAACAGAAATTGGAATCAAAGCAAAAGTGAATTTGCATTCAGCTACTCTTACTGATTTTCATAGTACATTACAAGTTATAGAGAAGGTGAATCCTTCCGAAATTTATAATTTAGCAGGACAATCTTCAGTGGGGCTTTCATTTGATCAGCCAGTTGAAACTTTGGAGAGTATTACTACAGCAACTATAAATATTTTAGAAGCTATAAGATTTCTTGGTAAAAGTATTCGTTTTTATAATGCAGGATCATCAGAATCATATGGTAATACGGGAGAATTACCAGCTGATGAAAAAACTCCTTTTAGACCTAAGAGTCCCTATGGGGTGGCCAAAGCAGCGGCGTTCTGGCATGTTTCTAACTACAGAAATAGTTACGGCTTATTTGCTTGTTCAGGAATTATGTTTAATCATGAATCAATATTAAGACCTTCAAGGTTTGTCACAAAAAAGATTTGCCAATCAGCAGCAAGAATTGCTTTAGGAGAAATTTCTTCACTAAAGCTTGGAGATATACAAATAAAAAGAGATTGGGGATGGGCTCCTGAATACGTAGAGGCTATGTGGAAAATGCTTCAACAAGAAAACCCTGAAGACTTTGTTATAGCAACGGGTAAATTAAGCAGCTTGAATGAATTTATTAGTTGTGCATTTTCAGCATTAAATTTAAATTGGGAAGATCATGTTATTAGAGATGATATTTTGTATAGGCCATCTGAAATCAAATCTGGTTTTGGATGCCCTATAAAAGCAAATAAAAAGCTATTTTGGGAAGCGAAAACACTAATGCCTGAAATCGCAAATATTATGACACTTAAAGAATTTCACAAAATTAAGAATTCTAATTTTAAAAAGCCGTGA